A window from Kovacikia minuta CCNUW1 encodes these proteins:
- a CDS encoding leucyl aminopeptidase — protein sequence MDVRVTDTPLLQWSGDGLVIGLFEEHVELTGDLAALDKNLSGTIQELISEVEFKGKEGSSTATRVGSGSAVRKVILVGLGKADTLKLDNIRRAAAVGARLAKKEKCKRIGVFLPTWSNAPTLTAQAIAEGIELALYQDNRFKSDPDEKTSQIEQVELLGLAGQDAAIVRAHHISSGVILARELVAAPANVVTPITLAETAETLAREYGLGLEILEREDCEKLGMGAFLGVAQASDLPPKFIHLTYKPDGNPRRRLAIIGKGLTFDSGGLNIKGAGSGIEMMKTDMGGAGATLGAAKAIAQIKPDVEVHFITATTENMISGHAIHPGDILTASNGKTIEINNTDAEGRLTLADALVFTEKLGVDAIVDLATLTGACVVALGEDIAGLWSTDDTIAQQLTEAGELAGEKLWRMPMEEKYFEGMKSLIADMKNTGPRPGGSITAALFLKQFVKETPWAHLDIAGPVWTDKENGYNGAGATGYGVRTLVNWVMSNP from the coding sequence ATGGATGTGCGTGTGACAGATACCCCTTTGCTGCAATGGTCAGGGGATGGTCTGGTGATTGGTTTGTTTGAAGAGCACGTCGAGTTAACTGGCGATCTGGCTGCGCTGGATAAAAACTTGTCCGGTACGATTCAGGAATTAATCTCGGAAGTAGAATTTAAAGGCAAGGAAGGAAGCAGCACTGCAACCCGCGTTGGAAGTGGGAGTGCGGTTCGCAAAGTCATTCTAGTTGGGCTGGGAAAAGCCGACACACTGAAACTGGACAACATTCGACGGGCAGCAGCCGTTGGGGCCAGATTGGCTAAAAAGGAAAAATGCAAGAGGATAGGGGTTTTTCTACCAACATGGAGTAATGCTCCGACATTGACGGCTCAGGCGATCGCAGAAGGGATAGAGCTTGCCCTCTATCAAGATAACCGCTTCAAGTCTGACCCAGACGAAAAGACCTCGCAGATTGAACAGGTGGAATTGTTGGGACTCGCTGGACAGGATGCGGCGATCGTTCGTGCCCACCACATTTCCTCTGGAGTGATTTTGGCACGGGAACTGGTGGCTGCACCTGCCAACGTGGTAACGCCCATCACCCTGGCGGAAACCGCAGAAACCCTTGCCCGTGAATATGGTTTGGGTCTGGAAATTCTGGAGCGGGAGGACTGCGAAAAACTGGGGATGGGAGCATTTTTGGGCGTTGCCCAGGCATCCGATCTGCCACCCAAATTCATCCACCTTACCTACAAACCCGATGGCAACCCCCGGCGCAGGCTGGCCATCATTGGCAAAGGGCTGACCTTTGACTCCGGTGGACTCAACATCAAAGGGGCAGGCAGCGGTATTGAAATGATGAAAACGGACATGGGGGGTGCGGGCGCGACCCTGGGGGCTGCCAAAGCGATCGCCCAGATCAAGCCGGATGTCGAAGTTCACTTCATCACCGCCACCACCGAAAACATGATCAGTGGCCATGCCATCCATCCTGGGGATATTCTGACTGCCTCCAACGGCAAAACGATCGAAATCAACAACACCGATGCCGAAGGGCGGTTGACCCTGGCGGATGCCCTCGTCTTTACCGAAAAATTGGGAGTCGATGCGATCGTCGATCTGGCAACCCTGACCGGTGCTTGCGTGGTAGCCCTGGGAGAGGATATCGCCGGATTATGGAGTACCGATGATACGATCGCCCAGCAACTGACCGAGGCAGGCGAACTGGCGGGCGAAAAACTCTGGCGCATGCCAATGGAAGAAAAATACTTTGAAGGCATGAAATCCCTGATTGCGGACATGAAAAACACTGGTCCCCGTCCCGGCGGCTCCATCACCGCAGCCCTCTTTCTGAAGCAATTTGTCAAAGAAACTCCCTGGGCACACCTCGACATCGCCGGTCCCGTTTGGACTGACAAGGAAAACGGCTATAACGGCGCTGGAGCGACAGGCTATGGCGTGCGAACGCTGGTGAATTGGGTAATGAGTAATCCGTAA
- a CDS encoding sigma 54-interacting transcriptional regulator — translation MEQTKRVTWLRQNTSLESLSEEALEAIAAAIQSETIQGNRRLVLEDTRPEALYILYSGHLESYQTSKAGAANAFSLLPGSILHLKELLLDQPVERTVITLDDCTLWMIPRPEFLAIAQQFAEINQVFSRQLATELDQISAQLEYERERQTALRPYLVPKVKRGVVGTSRYAVRLRQEIRKASQDRKSVLVFGEPGLGKDNATALVHFGSKFRHEPMIKINCDTLQASGAELFGRAGGKLGLIEWLGEGTLLLNNIQELAPGLQEKLVTLLETGTYIPVGREGEPPPAPRQCHARIVLTSEKVLPLLERKGLVGHIIRVPPLRVRKADIAAQIEYYLSLFCRARGMPKPKVSPEALRRLQGYDFPGNLTELESLVERAILQANGAAELTEEVFWSASTRGRRFRINLLNNYPKLRQFLRSPWYPDRVNYGFTLGVFAIVVAVLMLGPQSRDSNFALNLFWAWWWPLILVAFPFVGRLWCSVCPFMIYGELAQKLSLWLFPRQLQSWPRQQAEKVGGWFLFGMFSLILIWEELWHLEDTAYLSGCLLLLITAGAVIFSLLFERRFWCRYLCPIGGMNGLFAKLSMTELRAQQGICSATCTTYQCYKGGPQKGEGQETGGCPLYSHPAQLEDNRDCVLCMTCLKACPHRSVEFNLRPPAIELWTTHVPTYYEVCLLFLLFGAVFLHRLPEIEQQFGWNLHLDHFGFHVVASLFALLIPGAIVLATYPLLGLLNPSVKPRPFLELAYGYLPLVLGANLAHYLRLGLTEAGRIVPVTFATFGFSATNLPIAVAHPAVISFLQAITLIASFWLSVILLQKIAHQPFRNLLPQYLTMIVLSSFLWQIIVGW, via the coding sequence ATGGAACAGACAAAGCGAGTTACCTGGCTAAGGCAAAACACTAGCCTGGAGTCCTTATCTGAGGAAGCACTGGAGGCGATCGCCGCTGCCATTCAGAGTGAGACAATTCAGGGAAATCGGCGTCTGGTTTTAGAAGATACTCGCCCAGAAGCACTCTATATTCTCTACTCTGGGCATTTAGAGAGCTATCAAACCAGTAAAGCTGGGGCGGCGAATGCTTTTAGTCTCTTACCTGGAAGCATTCTGCACTTAAAGGAGCTTTTGCTGGATCAACCTGTTGAACGGACGGTCATCACGCTTGATGATTGCACTCTGTGGATGATTCCCCGTCCCGAGTTCTTGGCGATCGCGCAGCAGTTTGCTGAAATCAACCAGGTTTTCTCGCGCCAGTTGGCAACTGAACTCGATCAGATATCTGCTCAACTGGAGTACGAGCGAGAGCGCCAAACTGCACTGCGCCCCTACCTGGTGCCTAAGGTCAAACGAGGTGTGGTTGGCACCAGTCGCTATGCGGTGCGGTTGCGGCAGGAAATTCGCAAAGCCTCTCAGGATCGGAAATCTGTGCTGGTATTTGGTGAACCAGGGCTGGGCAAAGATAATGCCACAGCCCTGGTTCATTTTGGCTCAAAGTTTCGCCACGAGCCGATGATCAAAATCAACTGTGATACGTTGCAGGCAAGTGGTGCGGAACTGTTTGGACGGGCAGGCGGCAAATTAGGATTGATTGAATGGTTGGGTGAGGGAACCCTCTTGCTCAATAACATTCAGGAGTTGGCACCCGGACTTCAGGAAAAACTGGTGACCCTGCTAGAAACGGGAACATATATCCCGGTTGGACGTGAGGGAGAACCGCCCCCAGCACCCCGTCAGTGTCATGCACGAATTGTGCTGACCTCTGAGAAAGTGTTGCCGCTTCTGGAGCGCAAGGGGTTAGTGGGCCACATCATTCGGGTGCCACCGCTGCGAGTTCGTAAGGCAGACATTGCCGCCCAAATCGAGTACTACTTGAGTTTATTTTGCCGCGCCAGGGGGATGCCAAAGCCCAAAGTATCTCCTGAAGCACTGCGGCGGCTTCAAGGGTATGACTTTCCAGGGAATCTGACAGAGTTGGAAAGCTTGGTAGAACGGGCGATTCTACAGGCAAATGGGGCAGCTGAGCTAACGGAGGAAGTTTTCTGGTCAGCCAGCACCAGGGGCAGGCGGTTTCGCATCAATCTCTTGAATAATTACCCCAAACTGCGGCAATTTCTGCGAAGTCCGTGGTATCCCGATCGTGTCAACTATGGGTTTACGCTGGGCGTCTTTGCGATCGTGGTTGCCGTACTCATGCTTGGTCCTCAGAGCCGAGACAGTAACTTTGCGCTCAACCTGTTTTGGGCTTGGTGGTGGCCCCTGATTCTGGTTGCTTTTCCCTTTGTGGGCAGGCTCTGGTGCTCGGTCTGCCCCTTCATGATTTATGGCGAATTAGCACAAAAGCTTTCCCTCTGGTTGTTTCCACGCCAACTTCAGTCTTGGCCCCGCCAGCAGGCGGAAAAAGTGGGTGGCTGGTTTCTATTTGGGATGTTTAGTCTCATTCTGATTTGGGAGGAACTTTGGCACCTGGAAGATACGGCATATCTTTCTGGTTGTTTACTGTTGCTGATTACCGCTGGAGCGGTGATCTTTTCGCTCCTGTTTGAACGCCGTTTCTGGTGCCGTTACCTGTGCCCGATCGGGGGCATGAATGGGCTGTTTGCCAAACTGTCGATGACGGAATTGCGGGCACAACAGGGTATTTGCTCGGCAACCTGTACTACGTATCAATGCTACAAGGGAGGTCCCCAAAAAGGAGAAGGGCAGGAAACAGGGGGTTGTCCCCTTTACTCCCACCCTGCCCAACTGGAAGATAATCGCGATTGTGTTCTCTGCATGACCTGTCTAAAAGCCTGTCCCCATCGTTCTGTAGAGTTTAATCTACGACCACCGGCGATCGAGCTATGGACAACCCATGTTCCCACCTATTATGAGGTCTGCCTGTTATTTCTGCTGTTTGGGGCTGTGTTTTTGCACCGATTACCGGAAATTGAACAGCAATTTGGCTGGAACCTGCACCTCGATCATTTTGGGTTTCATGTCGTTGCATCCCTGTTCGCGTTGTTAATACCAGGGGCGATCGTACTTGCCACCTATCCCCTGCTGGGGCTACTGAATCCCTCAGTCAAACCCCGACCTTTTCTGGAACTCGCCTACGGTTATCTGCCCCTCGTTTTAGGAGCAAACCTGGCCCATTATTTACGCCTGGGATTAACCGAAGCAGGCAGAATTGTTCCGGTTACCTTTGCCACCTTTGGGTTTAGCGCTACCAATCTTCCGATCGCAGTGGCCCATCCCGCGGTTATTTCCTTCCTTCAGGCGATAACGCTTATTGCTTCTTTCTGGCTAAGCGTGATTTTGCTCCAGAAAATTGCCCACCAACCTTTTCGGAATTTACTGCCACAGTATCTAACCATGATTGTGCTGAGTTCGTTCCTCTGGCAGATTATTGTCGGCTGGTAA
- a CDS encoding YbaB/EbfC family nucleoid-associated protein: protein MSQGQGFGFGLGKMKELTEAFKKAQQVQEGAKRLQEELEQMEIEGESGGGLVKVTLSGNQEPIRVTVSPDVLGEGAEVVSDLVTAAMKDA from the coding sequence ATGTCACAAGGACAGGGATTTGGCTTTGGCCTGGGCAAGATGAAAGAGCTGACAGAAGCCTTTAAGAAAGCCCAGCAGGTTCAAGAAGGAGCTAAACGGCTCCAGGAAGAACTCGAACAGATGGAAATAGAAGGTGAGTCCGGTGGTGGGCTGGTCAAGGTCACGCTTAGCGGCAACCAGGAGCCAATCCGAGTTACCGTTTCACCGGATGTCCTGGGCGAGGGTGCAGAGGTCGTCTCTGACCTGGTTACAGCCGCAATGAAAGATGCTTAA
- the murB gene encoding UDP-N-acetylmuramate dehydrogenase: MTLSYDPPKLTTFGSARSNFDLFKFAHPNPAQPIRIPETDCTIKPQVPLATLTSFRVGGPAEWYAAPKHLDELQACFKWASAQGLLVTLLGAGSNLLISDRGLPGLVIGTRRLRQTHFDPETGQVTVGAGDPIPRLAWQAAERGWQGLEWAVGIPGTIGGAVVMNAGAHGGCIADCLVSAQILLPDGTTQILTPQDLHYRYRTSILQGKDWLVTQATFQLQPGADPAAVTAATSDHLNHRRTTQPYHMPSCGSVFRNPREYKAGWLIEQAGLKGHQIGGARIAERHANFILNCGSATATDIFQLIRYAQQQVEKRWSLQLEPEVKILGEFQMA, from the coding sequence ATGACTCTCTCATACGACCCTCCTAAATTAACTACCTTCGGGAGCGCCCGATCGAATTTCGACTTGTTTAAATTCGCCCACCCCAATCCAGCCCAGCCAATCCGAATCCCTGAAACGGATTGCACCATCAAACCTCAGGTGCCTCTGGCAACCCTCACGTCATTTCGAGTGGGCGGACCTGCTGAGTGGTATGCGGCACCCAAGCACCTGGATGAACTGCAAGCTTGCTTTAAATGGGCATCTGCTCAAGGTTTGTTGGTAACTTTGTTGGGAGCTGGGTCTAACTTGCTGATCAGCGATCGTGGGTTACCCGGTCTGGTCATCGGCACCCGACGCCTCCGCCAGACACACTTTGACCCTGAAACAGGACAGGTTACTGTTGGGGCAGGAGACCCAATTCCCCGATTGGCCTGGCAGGCAGCCGAGCGAGGTTGGCAAGGGTTGGAATGGGCGGTTGGTATTCCTGGCACCATTGGTGGTGCTGTGGTGATGAATGCAGGTGCGCATGGCGGCTGCATTGCTGATTGTTTGGTGAGTGCTCAAATTTTGCTACCCGACGGCACCACGCAGATTTTGACTCCTCAAGATCTGCATTACCGCTACCGCACCTCAATTTTGCAAGGAAAAGATTGGTTGGTTACCCAAGCAACCTTCCAGCTTCAACCTGGTGCAGATCCCGCAGCGGTTACGGCGGCAACGTCTGACCACTTAAATCACCGGCGCACAACCCAGCCTTACCACATGCCCAGTTGTGGTAGTGTCTTCCGCAATCCCAGGGAATACAAAGCTGGCTGGCTGATTGAACAAGCTGGATTAAAGGGGCACCAAATCGGTGGGGCCCGGATTGCTGAACGGCACGCTAATTTTATTCTTAACTGTGGCAGTGCTACAGCAACCGACATTTTCCAATTGATCCGTTATGCCCAACAACAGGTAGAAAAACGCTGGTCGCTGCAACTGGAACCAGAAGTTAAAATTTTGGGAGAGTTTCAGATGGCATAG
- the murC gene encoding UDP-N-acetylmuramate--L-alanine ligase, whose translation MVNSVDFGGRPFHFIGVGGIGMSALAYVLAKRNLPVSGSDLRLGHITKRLQEQGVHIFLNQDPGNLEFFQSAIDPCCEALEIASSGAALDLRIDPEIFSPQPSDENQHQKQRVSHLPQVICSTAIHPENAEYLAARKLGCPIFHRSDVLAGLIQNYQSIAVAGTHGKTTTSSLIGYLLLEAGLDPTIVVGGEVNAWGGNARLGEGSYLVAEADESDGSLVKLAPQIGIVTNIELDHPDHYHNLDEVIEIFKTFADRSQTLIGCIDCASVRDALKPTISYSLDSNSGADYTVDCITYRADGTTARVWERGVILGRLDVGLLGQHNLSNALAAVAVGRLLKLGFATIARAIAAFEGARRRFERRGEYNGILFVDDYAHHPSEIRATLAAARLQTKAWRNPLRRRVVAIFQPHRYSRTLTFLSEFATSFGDADIVIVSDIYSAGETNPGISGQQVADQIAAHHPKVHYQPTHPAISQSLAELLRPGDIALFLGAGNLNQLIPEVMVFQQQVEQGASQELCNYA comes from the coding sequence ATGGTGAACTCTGTCGATTTTGGCGGCAGACCATTCCATTTCATTGGAGTTGGTGGAATTGGGATGTCAGCCCTGGCTTATGTTTTGGCAAAACGTAACCTGCCGGTATCGGGGTCGGATCTTCGTCTTGGTCATATTACGAAACGGTTGCAGGAACAAGGCGTCCACATTTTTTTGAACCAGGACCCTGGCAATCTGGAGTTTTTTCAATCAGCCATCGATCCCTGTTGTGAAGCGCTGGAAATAGCAAGTTCCGGGGCTGCTTTAGACTTGAGAATAGACCCGGAAATTTTCAGTCCGCAACCATCTGATGAAAATCAACATCAGAAGCAGCGGGTTTCTCATCTGCCTCAAGTCATTTGTTCTACTGCAATTCATCCCGAAAACGCTGAATATTTAGCTGCCAGAAAATTAGGATGTCCGATCTTTCATCGTTCTGATGTGCTGGCAGGGCTGATTCAGAATTATCAGAGCATTGCTGTCGCTGGAACTCACGGTAAAACCACGACCAGCAGCTTGATTGGCTACTTACTTTTAGAGGCAGGGCTTGATCCAACCATTGTCGTTGGTGGCGAAGTTAATGCCTGGGGAGGAAACGCCCGTCTTGGCGAGGGTTCCTATCTGGTTGCCGAGGCAGATGAGTCAGACGGTTCCCTGGTCAAGCTGGCACCTCAGATTGGGATTGTCACTAATATTGAGTTAGATCATCCAGACCACTACCATAATCTGGATGAGGTAATCGAGATTTTCAAAACCTTTGCAGATCGCTCCCAGACCCTGATCGGCTGCATCGACTGCGCCAGTGTACGGGATGCGCTCAAACCTACCATCAGCTATAGCCTGGATAGTAACTCTGGGGCAGACTACACGGTAGATTGTATTACTTATCGAGCAGATGGAACTACGGCGCGGGTGTGGGAACGCGGCGTCATTCTGGGACGCCTGGATGTTGGGCTTCTTGGTCAGCATAATCTCAGTAATGCCCTGGCTGCCGTTGCTGTGGGGCGGTTGTTGAAGCTAGGCTTTGCCACCATTGCCCGGGCGATCGCAGCTTTTGAAGGGGCACGACGGCGCTTTGAACGGCGCGGTGAATATAACGGAATTTTGTTTGTAGACGACTACGCCCACCATCCCAGTGAAATCCGGGCAACCCTGGCAGCAGCCCGACTCCAAACAAAAGCATGGCGGAATCCTCTCCGGCGACGGGTTGTTGCAATATTTCAACCCCATCGGTACAGTCGTACCCTGACGTTTTTATCTGAATTTGCTACCTCTTTTGGGGATGCAGATATTGTCATCGTCAGCGATATTTATAGTGCTGGCGAAACTAACCCGGGCATTAGCGGTCAACAAGTCGCCGACCAGATTGCTGCCCATCATCCCAAGGTGCACTACCAGCCCACCCACCCGGCAATCAGTCAATCTCTAGCGGAATTGCTGAGACCCGGAGATATCGCGCTTTTTCTGGGAGCCGGAAACCTAAATCAACTGATTCCAGAGGTCATGGTTTTTCAGCAACAAGTTGAACAGGGCGCATCTCAGGAATTGTGCAACTACGCCTGA